In one Grus americana isolate bGruAme1 chromosome 1, bGruAme1.mat, whole genome shotgun sequence genomic region, the following are encoded:
- the NINJ2 gene encoding ninjurin-2 isoform X1, with protein sequence MASEGENINLQGVNPHLRINGPMNINHYATKKSVAESMLDVALFMANVTQLKAVLEQGSSFQYYTTLIVLISISLFFQVIIGILLIITARLNLNDVAKQPRLNILNNAATALIFITVILNIFITAFGVQKTGLYPTRNFRPY encoded by the exons GGCGTGAATCCTCATCTCCGGATTAACGGGCCGATGAACATCAATCACTACGCGACAAAGAAGAGCGTGGCGGAGAGCATGCTGGATGTAGCGCTGTTCATGGCGAACGTCACGCAGCTCAAAGCGGTGCTGGAGCAAGGGTCATCCTTCCAGTACTACACCACCCTCATCGTGCTCATCAGCATCTCCCTCTTCTTCCAGGTGATCATCGGGATTCTCCTCATCATCACTG CTCGTTTGAACCTGAATGATGTCGCAAAGCAACCCCGCCTGAATATACTCAACAATGCTGCCACAGCTCTCATCTTCATCACTGTCATCCTCAACATCTTCATCACGGCCTTTGGGGTGCAGAAGACCGGCCTCTACCCTACCAGGAATTTTCGACCTTATTAA
- the NINJ2 gene encoding ninjurin-2 isoform X2 gives MNINHYATKKSVAESMLDVALFMANVTQLKAVLEQGSSFQYYTTLIVLISISLFFQVIIGILLIITARLNLNDVAKQPRLNILNNAATALIFITVILNIFITAFGVQKTGLYPTRNFRPY, from the exons ATGAACATCAATCACTACGCGACAAAGAAGAGCGTGGCGGAGAGCATGCTGGATGTAGCGCTGTTCATGGCGAACGTCACGCAGCTCAAAGCGGTGCTGGAGCAAGGGTCATCCTTCCAGTACTACACCACCCTCATCGTGCTCATCAGCATCTCCCTCTTCTTCCAGGTGATCATCGGGATTCTCCTCATCATCACTG CTCGTTTGAACCTGAATGATGTCGCAAAGCAACCCCGCCTGAATATACTCAACAATGCTGCCACAGCTCTCATCTTCATCACTGTCATCCTCAACATCTTCATCACGGCCTTTGGGGTGCAGAAGACCGGCCTCTACCCTACCAGGAATTTTCGACCTTATTAA